Proteins from a genomic interval of Sphingobacterium lactis:
- a CDS encoding 1,4-dihydroxy-6-naphthoate synthase — MNLTLGFSPCPNDTFIFDALIHDKIDCHDLRFHVEYHDVETLNAKAFRGELDITKLSYHAFAYAVEDYELLDAGSALGFGVGPLLICKDAELAEELAQYIGGELPEHLRDLRVGIPGKYTTANFLLGLAFPTLQQKEELLFSEIEESLLDGRIDVGLIIHENRFTYMDKGLHKIADLGDFWEKTTGSPIPLGGIVIKRSLPDAVKKRVNALITESVRFGFANPKSGLDYIRSHAQEMNEQVMYQHIELYVNKYSENLGEIGREAIQKLFDQARALNLVPVTEKNIFLEK, encoded by the coding sequence ATGAATTTAACCTTGGGCTTTTCGCCCTGTCCCAACGATACGTTTATTTTTGATGCGCTGATCCACGACAAGATCGACTGCCATGACCTACGGTTTCACGTGGAATATCACGATGTGGAGACCCTGAATGCGAAAGCTTTCCGTGGGGAACTGGACATCACGAAACTCAGTTACCATGCCTTCGCGTATGCGGTGGAAGACTACGAACTGCTGGATGCGGGAAGTGCCCTGGGCTTTGGCGTCGGGCCGCTGCTGATCTGCAAGGATGCCGAATTGGCGGAAGAATTGGCGCAATATATCGGCGGAGAGCTACCGGAGCACCTGCGGGACCTCCGCGTAGGCATTCCTGGAAAATATACTACGGCTAATTTCCTGCTCGGTTTGGCCTTCCCTACCCTACAGCAGAAGGAAGAGCTGCTCTTCTCGGAAATCGAGGAGTCCCTTTTGGATGGGCGTATCGATGTAGGCTTGATCATCCATGAAAATAGGTTTACCTATATGGACAAAGGGCTGCACAAGATTGCCGATCTTGGTGATTTCTGGGAAAAGACAACCGGTTCTCCGATCCCATTGGGTGGAATCGTGATCAAAAGAAGCCTCCCCGATGCGGTAAAGAAACGGGTGAATGCATTGATCACAGAAAGCGTACGCTTTGGCTTTGCGAACCCTAAATCGGGACTGGACTATATCCGTTCGCATGCCCAGGAAATGAACGAACAGGTCATGTACCAACACATCGAACTCTACGTCAACAAATATTCCGAAAATCTTGGTGAAATCGGGCGTGAGGCCATACAAAAGCTGTTTGATCAGGCCCGAGCGCTGAACTTGGTCCCTGTAACGGAGAAAAATATATTTTTAGAAAAATAA
- the surE gene encoding 5'/3'-nucleotidase SurE has translation MTKKKPTILVVNDDGITAPGIKVLLEVMQEIGEVVVVAPDSPQSGMGHAITIGKPLRLDKIDLYPGVEMYKCSGTPVDCVKLAVHKIFKGKKPDLCVSGINHGLNYSINVLYSGTMSAAVEGAIEGIPSVGYSLDDFAYHADFEHTRVWVKTIAEQVLKNGLPKNSLLNVNFPNKSVEIKGIKICRQANAKWFEEFDERLDPYKREYFWMTGNFDLQDRGEDTDAHAINNGYVSIVPTQFDMTAHHVIPELNSWSFDIS, from the coding sequence GGAGGTGATGCAGGAGATTGGTGAAGTTGTTGTTGTTGCTCCGGATAGTCCGCAGTCGGGAATGGGACATGCCATTACGATCGGGAAGCCTTTGCGCCTGGACAAGATCGACCTGTATCCGGGTGTGGAGATGTACAAATGTTCGGGCACACCGGTGGATTGTGTCAAGTTGGCGGTTCATAAAATCTTCAAGGGCAAAAAACCCGACCTTTGCGTCTCGGGTATTAACCATGGATTGAACTATTCCATCAATGTGCTGTACTCAGGCACGATGTCCGCAGCGGTGGAAGGTGCCATCGAAGGTATTCCTTCCGTGGGGTATTCCTTAGATGACTTTGCGTATCATGCTGATTTTGAGCATACCCGTGTGTGGGTGAAGACCATTGCTGAACAGGTATTGAAGAACGGCTTGCCGAAGAATTCCCTATTGAACGTTAATTTTCCGAATAAATCCGTAGAGATCAAGGGCATTAAAATCTGCCGTCAGGCCAATGCGAAGTGGTTCGAGGAGTTTGATGAACGCCTGGACCCCTATAAACGCGAGTATTTTTGGATGACGGGCAACTTTGACCTACAGGATCGCGGAGAGGACACCGATGCGCACGCCATTAACAATGGGTATGTTTCCATCGTGCCGACCCAGTTCGATATGACGGCGCACCATGTGATTCCGGAACTGAATTCCTGGTCTTTTGACATTTCGTAA